In Bos indicus x Bos taurus breed Angus x Brahman F1 hybrid chromosome 1, Bos_hybrid_MaternalHap_v2.0, whole genome shotgun sequence, a single window of DNA contains:
- the COPB2 gene encoding coatomer subunit beta': MPLRLDIKRKLTARSDRVKSVDLHPTEPWMLASLYNGSVCVWNHETQTLVKTFEVCDLPVRAAKFVARKNWVVTGADDMQIRVFNYNTLERVHMFEAHSDYIRCIAVHPTQPFILTSSDDMLIKLWDWDKKWSCSQVFEGHTHYVMQIVINPKDNNQFASASLDRTIKVWQLGSSSPNFTLEGHEKGVNCIDYYSGGDKPYLISGADDRLVKIWDYQNKTCVQTLEGHAQNVSCASFHPELPIIITGSEDGTVRIWHSSTYRLESTLNYGMERVWCVASLRGSNNVALGYDEGSIIVKLGREEPAMSMDANGKIIWAKHSEVQQANLKAMGDAEIKDGERLPLAVKDMGSCEIYPQTIQHNPNGRFVVVCGDGEYIIYTAMALRNKSFGSAQEFAWAHDSSEYAIRESNSVVKIFKNFKEKKSFKPDFGAESIYGGFLLGVRSVNGLAFYDWENTELIRRIEIQPKHIFWSDSGELVCIATEESFFILKYLSEKVLAAQETHEGVTEDGIEDGFEVLGEIQEIVKTGLWVGDCFIYTSSVNRLNYYVGGEIVTIAHLDRTMYLLGYIPKDNRLYLGDKELNIVSYSLLVSVLEYQTAVMRRDFSMADKVLPTIPKEQRTRVAHFLEKQGFKQQALTVSTDPEHRFELALQLGELKIAYQLAVEAESEQKWKQLAELAISKCQFGLAQECLHHAQDYGGLLLLATASGNASMVNKLAEGAERDGKNNVAFMSYFLQGKLDACLELLIRTGRLPEAAFLARTYLPSQVSRVVKLWRENLSKVNQKAAESLADPTEYENLFPGLKEAFVVEEWVKETHADLWPAKQYPLVTPNEERNVMEEAKGFQPSRSAAQQELDGKPASPTPVIVTSQTANKEEKSLLELEVDLDNLEIEDIDTTDINLDEDILDD, encoded by the exons ATG CCTCTGCGACTTGATATCAAGAGAAAACTTACTGCTCGATCCGATCGAGTTAAGAGTGTGGATTTGCATCCTACAGAGCCATGGATGTTGGCCAGTCTTTACAATGGTAGCGTGTGCGTTTGGAATCATGAAACACAG ACACTGGTGAAAACATTTGAAGTATGTGATCTTCCTGTCCGAGCTGCAAAGTTTGTTGCAAGGAAGAATTGGGTTGTAACAGGAGCG gATGACATGCAGATTAGAGTATTCAATTACAACACTCTGGAGAGAGTTCATATGTTTGAGGCACATTCAGACTACATTCGCTGTATTGCTGTTCATCCAACCCAGCCTTTCATTCTAACCAGCAGTG ATGACATGCTTATTAAACTCTGGGACTGGGATAAAAAATGGTCTTGCTCACAAGTGTTTGAAGGACACACCCATTATGTAATGCAGATTGTGATCAACCCTAAAGATAACAACCAGTTTGCTAGTGCTTCTTTGGACAGGACAATCAAG GTGTGGCAGCTGGGCTCATCGTCCCCAAACTTCACTCTGGAGGGACATGAGAAAGGTGTGAATTGCATTGATTACTACAGTGGTGGTGACAAGCCATACCTCATCTCAGGAGCAGATGACCGTCTTGTGAAAATATGGGACTATCAG AATAAAACTTGTGTACAGACACTGGAGGGACATGCCCAAAATGTGTCTTGTGCCAGTTTTCATCCTGAGCTGCCCATTATCATCACAGGTTCAGAAGATG GAACTGTGCGTATTTGGCATTCAAGCACCTATCGCCTTGAGAGTACTTTGAATTATGGAATGGAGAGAGTATGGTGTGTGGCCAGCCTGCGAGGGTCCAATAACGTTGCTTTGGGCTATGATGAAGGGAGCATCATTGTTAAG CTTGGTCGGGAGGAACCTGCCATGTCCATGGATGCCAATGGAAAGATAATCTGGGCCAAACATTCAGAAGTCCAGCAGGCCAACCTAAAAGCAATGGGAGATGCTGAAATTAAAGATGGAGAAAGACTGCCACTGGCAGTAAAAGATATGGGCAGTTGTGAAATATACCCTCAGACTATTCAGCACAATCCTAACGGGCG GTTTGTTGTGGTGTGTGGTGACGGCGAGTACATCATCTACACGGCAATGGCACTGAGGAACAAGAGCTTTGGGTCTGCCCAGGAGTTCGCGTGGGCCCACGACTCTTCAGA GTATGCAATAAGAGAGAGCAACAGTGTTGTAAAGATATTTAagaactttaaggaaaaaaaatcatttaaaccaGACTTTGGAGCTGAAA GTATCTATGGAGGCTTCTTACTGGGAGTCAGGTCTGTAAATGGTTTAGCTTTCTATGACTGGGAAAATACGGAACTCATACGCAGAATTGAAATTCAACCCAAACAC ATTTTCTGGTCTGACTCTGGAGAGCTAGTCTGTATTGCAACTGAGGAGTCATTTTTTATCCTTAAATATCTGTCAGAAAAAGTCTTGGCTGCACAGGAAACACATGAAGGAGTTACTGAAGATGGCATTGAAGATGGTTTTGAG gtTCTTGGTGAAATTCAGGAAATTGTGAAAACAGGGCTGTGGGTAGGCGATTGCTTCATTTACACAAGTTCTGTGAACAGATTAAATTATTATGTTGGAGGAGAAATAGTCACCATTGCCCACTTGGACAG GACAATGTATCTCCTGGGCTATATTCCTAAAGACAACAGGCTTTATCTGGGGGATAAGGAACTGAACATCGTTAGCTACTCCCTGCTGGTTTCAGTGCTGGAGTACCAGACAGCCGTCATGCGGAGGGACTTCAGCATGGCCGATAAGGTCCTCCCGACCATCCCGAAAGAGCAGAGGACCAGAGTTGCACACTTCTTGGAAAAGCAG GGCTTCAAGCAGCAAGCTCTTACAGTTTCCACAGACCCTGAGCATCGCTTTGAACTTGCTCTTCAGCTTGGAGAACTAAAAATTGCATACCAGTTAGCAGTGGAAGCAGAG TCAGAACAGAAGTGGAAACAGCTTGCTGAACTTGCCATTAGTAAATGCCAGTTTGGCCTAGCCCAGGAGTGCCTGCATCATGCACAGGACTATGGGGGTCTGCTGCTTTTGGCCACTGCCTCTGGTAATGCTAGTATGGTGAACAAGCTAGCAGAGGGCGCAGAGAGAGACGGCAAGAATAATGTGGCATTCATGAGCTACTTTTTACAGGGCAA GCTTGATGCTTGCCTGGAGCTTTTGATTAGAACTGGACGACTGCCAGAAGCTGCCTTCCTGGCACGGACTTACCTACCCAGTCAGGTTTCAAG GGTGGTGAAACTCTGGAGAGAAAACCTCTCAAAAGTCAATCAGAAAGCAGCAGAATCCCTTGCTGATCCAACAGAATATGAAAACCTTTTCCCTGGATTAAAGGAAGCCTTTGTTGTAGAAGAATGGGTGAAGGAAACGCATGCCGACCTATGGCCGGCCAAACAGTACCCACTTGTCACC ccaaatgaagaaagaaatgttatGGAAGAGGCAAAAGGCTTTCAACCCTCAAGATCTGCAGCTCAGCAG GAACTTGATGGGAAACCTGCTTCTCCTACTCCTGTTATCGTGACCTCCCAGACAgccaacaaagaagaaaag AGTTTACTTGAGTTGGAAGTAGATTTGGATAATTTGGAAATAGAAGATATTGACACAACAGATATCAACCTAGATGAAGATATTTTGGACGACTAA